From the genome of Dickeya aquatica, one region includes:
- the argS gene encoding arginine--tRNA ligase, translated as MNIQALLSEKVHQAMVAAGAPADCEPMVRQSAKAQFGDYQANGIMAVAKKLAMSPRQLAEQVVQLLQLDGIAAKTEIAGPGFINIFLDSQWLSQQAERALTAPKLGVSPVVPQTIVVDYSAPNVAKEMHVGNLRSTIIGDASVRTLEFLGHKVIRANHVGDWGTQFGMLIARLEDMQNSHASEMELADLEAFYREAKKHYDEDTVFAERARGYVVKLQSGDEYCRTLWRQLVDITMRQNQNSYDRLNVSLTPDDVMGESLYNAMLPAIVADLKAKGMAVESEGATVVYLDEFKNKEGEAMGVIIQKKDGGYLYTTTDIACAKYRYETLGADRVLYYIDSRQHQHLMQAWSIVRKAGYVPDSVSLEHHMFGMMLGKDGKPFKTRAGGTVKLSELLDEAYERALTLIAGKNPDMPRDELEQLARVVSIGAVKYADLSKNRTTDYVFDWDNMLAFEGNTAPYMQYAYTRVASIFKRAGVDEASLTQPVVLANEHEQALATRLLQFEEVVTTVGREGTPHVMCAYLYDLAGLFSGFYENCPILTADSENERQSRLKLALLTAKTLKTGLDTLGIQTVEKM; from the coding sequence GTGAATATTCAGGCTCTTCTTTCAGAAAAAGTCCATCAGGCAATGGTTGCGGCGGGCGCGCCCGCTGATTGTGAACCCATGGTTCGCCAGTCGGCAAAAGCGCAATTTGGTGATTATCAGGCTAATGGCATTATGGCTGTGGCGAAAAAACTGGCTATGTCGCCACGACAACTTGCCGAGCAAGTGGTGCAGCTGTTGCAACTTGATGGCATTGCCGCCAAAACAGAGATTGCCGGTCCCGGTTTTATCAATATTTTTCTTGATTCACAGTGGCTGTCTCAGCAGGCAGAACGGGCATTAACCGCCCCGAAACTCGGTGTGAGCCCTGTCGTGCCGCAAACCATCGTGGTGGATTATTCTGCACCGAATGTGGCCAAAGAGATGCACGTTGGCAACCTGCGTTCAACCATCATTGGCGATGCGTCGGTACGTACCCTCGAATTTCTCGGCCATAAGGTTATCCGCGCCAACCATGTGGGTGACTGGGGTACGCAGTTCGGCATGTTGATTGCCCGGCTCGAAGATATGCAAAACAGCCATGCCAGCGAAATGGAATTGGCCGATCTGGAAGCCTTCTACCGCGAAGCTAAAAAGCATTACGATGAAGACACCGTCTTTGCCGAGCGTGCGCGCGGTTATGTCGTCAAACTGCAAAGCGGAGATGAGTATTGCCGCACGCTGTGGCGTCAGTTGGTGGACATCACCATGCGCCAGAACCAAAACAGTTATGATCGCCTTAACGTCTCACTGACACCCGATGATGTGATGGGGGAAAGCCTCTATAACGCCATGCTGCCCGCCATCGTTGCCGACCTGAAAGCCAAAGGGATGGCGGTAGAAAGCGAAGGCGCAACCGTGGTGTATCTGGACGAATTCAAGAATAAGGAAGGCGAGGCAATGGGCGTCATCATCCAGAAAAAGGATGGCGGCTACCTCTACACCACCACAGACATCGCCTGTGCCAAATACCGTTATGAGACACTGGGGGCCGACCGGGTTCTCTATTACATTGATTCACGCCAGCACCAGCACCTGATGCAGGCCTGGAGTATCGTGCGTAAAGCGGGTTATGTGCCTGATTCGGTGAGCCTTGAGCACCATATGTTCGGCATGATGCTGGGTAAAGACGGCAAGCCGTTTAAAACCCGCGCGGGCGGTACCGTGAAGCTGTCAGAACTGCTGGATGAAGCCTACGAGCGAGCACTGACGCTGATCGCCGGTAAAAACCCTGACATGCCGCGTGACGAACTGGAACAACTGGCTCGCGTGGTGTCGATTGGCGCGGTCAAATACGCTGATTTATCGAAAAACCGCACCACCGACTACGTGTTTGACTGGGACAACATGCTGGCCTTCGAAGGCAATACCGCGCCCTATATGCAGTATGCCTACACCCGTGTTGCCTCCATTTTCAAACGCGCCGGGGTGGATGAAGCCAGCCTGACACAGCCTGTCGTGCTGGCAAATGAACACGAGCAGGCGCTGGCAACCCGCTTGCTGCAATTCGAGGAAGTGGTGACAACCGTTGGCCGCGAGGGGACACCCCATGTGATGTGTGCGTATCTGTACGACCTGGCGGGGCTGTTCTCCGGTTTTTACGAAAACTGCCCTATCCTCACGGCAGATAGCGAAAATGAACGGCAAAGCCGCCTGAAACTGGCACTGCTGACGGCCAAAACCCTGAAAACCGGCCTGGATACCCTCGGTATTCAGACGGTTGAAAAAATGTAA
- the murJ gene encoding murein biosynthesis integral membrane protein MurJ has translation MNLLKSLAAVSSMTLLSRVLGFMRDAIVARVFGAGMATDAFFVAFKLPNLLRRIFAEGAFSQAFVPILAEYKNQQGEEATRTFLAYVSGMLTLVLALVTVGGMLAAPWVIMVTAPGFASTPERFELTSALLRITFPYILLISLTSMVGSVLNTWNRFSVPAFAPTLLNISMIGFALLGARWFNPPVMALGWAVVVGGYLQLGYQLPHLKKIGMLVLPRLRFRDPSVSRVMKLMAPAILGVSVSQISLIINTIFASFLSQGAVSWMYYADRLMEFPSGVLGVALGTILLPSLSKSVASGDAQEYSRLLDWGLRLCFLLALPATVALGLLAKPLTVALFQYGKFSAFDALMTQRALVAYSIGLMGLILVKVLVPGFYARQDIKTPVKIAMVTLTLTQLMNLAFIGPLQHAGLSLSIGLASCINAGLLFWQLRRQQLFVPQAGWRVFLAKLIAAVVVMALVLIALCQWMPDWDTGNMTMRLLRLAVVVVAGAGSYFAVLALLGFRAKDFSRRSL, from the coding sequence ATGAATCTACTGAAATCACTGGCTGCGGTCAGTTCTATGACGCTGCTTTCCCGGGTGCTGGGATTTATGCGTGATGCGATTGTGGCGCGCGTATTCGGTGCCGGTATGGCAACAGATGCCTTCTTTGTGGCCTTCAAATTGCCCAACTTGCTCCGGCGCATTTTTGCCGAAGGCGCATTTTCTCAGGCGTTCGTTCCTATTCTGGCGGAGTACAAAAACCAGCAGGGTGAAGAGGCAACCCGCACCTTTCTGGCGTATGTCTCAGGGATGTTGACACTGGTGTTAGCGCTGGTGACCGTCGGCGGAATGCTGGCCGCGCCTTGGGTGATTATGGTAACGGCCCCCGGCTTTGCCTCGACGCCGGAGCGCTTTGAGCTGACCTCTGCGCTGTTGCGTATCACGTTTCCTTATATTTTGCTTATCTCGCTGACGTCCATGGTTGGGTCGGTGCTTAATACCTGGAATCGTTTCTCGGTGCCAGCGTTTGCACCGACGCTGCTTAATATCAGTATGATAGGCTTTGCCTTGCTGGGCGCACGCTGGTTCAACCCGCCGGTGATGGCGTTAGGCTGGGCGGTGGTGGTCGGGGGATATTTACAGCTCGGTTATCAGCTTCCTCATCTCAAGAAAATCGGCATGCTGGTACTGCCACGACTTCGCTTTCGCGACCCCAGCGTCAGCCGGGTGATGAAATTGATGGCCCCGGCGATTCTCGGCGTTTCGGTCAGCCAGATTTCGCTTATCATTAACACGATCTTTGCCTCATTTCTCAGCCAGGGCGCGGTGTCGTGGATGTATTACGCCGACCGGCTGATGGAGTTCCCCTCGGGCGTGCTGGGCGTGGCACTCGGCACCATTTTGCTGCCATCACTCTCAAAAAGCGTGGCCAGCGGCGATGCGCAGGAGTATTCCCGCTTGCTGGACTGGGGGTTGCGTTTGTGTTTTCTGCTGGCACTACCGGCAACGGTCGCGCTCGGTTTGCTGGCCAAACCGCTGACGGTGGCATTGTTCCAGTATGGTAAATTCAGCGCATTTGATGCACTGATGACGCAGCGGGCGCTGGTGGCTTACTCCATCGGCCTGATGGGGTTGATTTTGGTGAAAGTGCTGGTGCCGGGTTTCTACGCCCGGCAGGATATTAAAACGCCGGTAAAAATAGCCATGGTTACCCTGACCCTGACCCAATTGATGAACCTGGCGTTTATCGGCCCGTTGCAACATGCGGGGCTGTCACTATCAATCGGGCTGGCCTCGTGTATTAATGCCGGTTTGCTGTTTTGGCAGTTACGCCGTCAACAGCTGTTCGTGCCACAGGCTGGCTGGCGGGTATTTCTGGCGAAACTGATAGCGGCGGTGGTGGTGATGGCACTGGTGCTGATAGCGCTATGCCAGTGGATGCCTGACTGGGACACTGGCAATATGACCATGCGGTTGCTGCGTTTAGCGGTGGTGGTGGTGGCCGGGGCGGGCAGCTATTTCGCGGTGCTGGCGCTGCTGGGGTTTCGTGCGAAAGATTTCTCACGCCGCAGTCTATAG
- a CDS encoding YceH family protein: MKYLFTPQEARIIGCLLEKQATTPDQYPMSLNGLTSACNQKTNREPVMDLSESDVQQTLDLLVKRHFLRTVSGFGNRVMKYEHRFCNSEFGDLKFSAAELALVTTLLLRGAQTPGELRTRAARLYEFSDVTDVENVLQQLQQREDGPFVVRLAREPGKRESRFMHLFSGDVTAGEVIGSDTQELTHTDERVSAEALVARVAALELEVAELRSQLAVLSASPPHAD, encoded by the coding sequence ATGAAATACCTATTCACACCGCAGGAAGCGCGTATTATTGGCTGCTTGCTGGAAAAGCAGGCTACGACACCGGATCAGTATCCGATGTCACTTAATGGCCTGACCAGTGCCTGCAACCAGAAAACCAACCGGGAACCGGTGATGGATTTGAGCGAAAGCGATGTCCAGCAAACGCTTGATTTACTGGTAAAACGGCATTTTTTGCGTACTGTCAGCGGGTTTGGCAACCGGGTGATGAAATACGAACACCGCTTTTGCAATTCTGAATTTGGCGACCTGAAGTTTTCTGCCGCTGAACTGGCACTGGTCACCACACTGCTGCTGCGTGGTGCACAAACGCCGGGGGAATTGCGCACCCGAGCGGCGCGTTTGTACGAGTTTTCGGATGTCACGGATGTTGAGAACGTATTACAGCAATTGCAACAGCGTGAGGATGGGCCCTTTGTGGTGCGTCTGGCCCGTGAACCGGGGAAACGCGAGAGTCGGTTTATGCATTTGTTTAGCGGGGACGTGACGGCAGGAGAGGTCATTGGTAGTGATACGCAAGAGCTGACTCACACGGATGAACGCGTGTCAGCGGAGGCTCTGGTGGCGCGGGTCGCGGCCCTTGAGCTGGAGGTGGCTGAACTGCGGTCGCAACTGGCGGTGCTATCTGCCAGCCCCCCCCATGCTGACTGA
- the rimJ gene encoding ribosomal protein S5-alanine N-acetyltransferase → MFGYRSTTPRVCLTTDRLVVRLAHERDAWRLAEYYAENRDFLKPWEPVRDASHCYPSGWQARLSVITDMHKQGSAYYFLLLDKDENDVRGVANFSNVLRGSFHACYLGYSLGEKWQGQGLMYEALQSALRYMQRQQHMHRIMANYMPHNHRSGDLLARLGFEKEGYAKNYLLIDGKWQDHVLTALTNNEWTPMR, encoded by the coding sequence ATGTTTGGCTATCGTTCAACGACACCCAGAGTCTGCCTGACGACAGACCGGCTGGTGGTCCGTCTGGCGCATGAACGCGATGCCTGGCGTCTGGCTGAGTACTATGCGGAAAACCGTGATTTTTTAAAACCCTGGGAGCCGGTGCGTGATGCCAGCCACTGCTATCCTTCGGGCTGGCAGGCCCGGCTGAGTGTCATTACCGATATGCACAAACAGGGCAGTGCCTACTATTTTCTGCTGCTGGATAAGGATGAAAACGACGTTCGGGGGGTGGCTAATTTCAGTAATGTCCTGCGGGGGTCTTTTCACGCGTGTTATCTCGGTTATTCACTGGGTGAAAAATGGCAGGGGCAAGGTTTGATGTATGAAGCCTTGCAATCGGCGTTGCGTTATATGCAGCGTCAACAGCATATGCATCGTATTATGGCCAACTACATGCCGCACAATCACCGCAGCGGAGATTTGCTGGCCCGCCTTGGTTTTGAAAAAGAGGGCTATGCCAAAAATTATCTGCTTATCGATGGTAAATGGCAGGATCATGTGCTGACTGCCTTAACCAATAATGAATGGACGCCAATGCGCTAA
- the mdtH gene encoding multidrug efflux MFS transporter MdtH — MSLMAQARSLGKYFLLLDNMLVVLGFFVVFPLISIRFVDQMGWAALTVGIALGLRQLTQQGLGIFGGAIADRFGAKPMIVAGMLLRALGFVLMALATTPLILMLSCVLSALGGTLFEPPRNAIVIKLTRPHERSRFFSLLMMQDNAGAVIGALIGSALMQYNFSVVCWAGAAVFVLAALLNALLLPAYRISTVRTPIREGLLRVMRDRRFVVYVLTLTGYFMLGVQVLLMMPIMVNELAGSPSAVKWMYAIEASLSLLLLYPIARWSEKRYRLEQRLMFGLFIMTISLLPMGVMNSLSSLLMLIGLFYIGSIIAEPARETLGASLADARARGSYMGFSRMGLALGGALGYSGGGWLFDTGKALGQPTLPWFMLSIIGMLTLAALYWQFYLHRSAPAMVSEH, encoded by the coding sequence ATGTCATTGATGGCACAGGCACGCAGCCTGGGTAAATATTTTCTGCTGCTGGATAACATGCTGGTGGTTTTAGGTTTTTTTGTCGTTTTCCCGCTTATCTCTATCCGCTTTGTGGATCAAATGGGCTGGGCGGCCCTCACCGTAGGGATTGCGCTTGGCCTGCGCCAGTTGACCCAGCAAGGATTGGGTATTTTCGGTGGTGCCATTGCAGACCGTTTTGGTGCAAAACCGATGATTGTTGCAGGCATGCTGTTGCGCGCGCTGGGGTTTGTGTTAATGGCGCTGGCAACCACGCCACTGATTCTGATGCTCTCTTGCGTGCTCTCAGCACTCGGCGGCACGTTGTTTGAGCCGCCGCGCAACGCCATCGTCATCAAGTTGACGCGCCCGCACGAGCGCAGCCGCTTCTTTTCACTATTGATGATGCAGGATAACGCCGGAGCCGTAATCGGTGCGCTTATCGGCAGCGCACTGATGCAATATAACTTTTCCGTTGTCTGCTGGGCCGGTGCGGCAGTGTTCGTTCTGGCCGCGTTGCTCAACGCACTGCTGCTGCCAGCCTACCGCATTTCTACTGTCCGCACCCCTATCCGTGAAGGGTTGCTGCGCGTGATGCGCGATCGCCGTTTTGTGGTGTATGTCCTGACCCTGACTGGTTATTTTATGCTGGGTGTTCAGGTGTTACTGATGATGCCGATTATGGTCAATGAGCTGGCGGGCAGTCCGTCGGCGGTAAAATGGATGTATGCCATTGAGGCCTCGCTCTCCTTGCTGCTGCTCTACCCCATCGCCCGCTGGAGTGAAAAACGCTACCGTCTGGAACAGCGGCTGATGTTTGGTTTATTCATCATGACAATTAGCCTGCTGCCGATGGGAGTGATGAACAGTTTGTCGTCGCTGCTGATGCTGATTGGCCTGTTTTATATCGGCTCTATCATTGCCGAACCCGCGCGTGAAACGCTGGGCGCGTCGCTGGCGGATGCCCGGGCACGGGGCAGCTATATGGGCTTTAGCCGTATGGGGCTGGCGCTGGGCGGCGCGCTTGGTTACAGCGGCGGCGGCTGGTTGTTTGATACCGGAAAAGCCCTCGGCCAACCCACCTTACCGTGGTTCATGCTCAGTATTATTGGCATGTTGACGCTGGCGGCACTTTATTGGCAGTTTTACCTGCATCGCTCAGCCCCGGCTATGGTGAGCGAGCATTGA
- the grxB gene encoding glutaredoxin 2, which translates to MKLFVYDHCPFCVKARMIFGLKHLPVELQVLSNDDEATPIAMVGQKMVPILQKEDGSYMPESLDIVQYIDALDGKPQLTGPTNPAIEAWIRRVYDYAPRLLIPRFARADFEEFKTDAGRHYFVHKKRGKLARFDDLLAQSAELISQLEADLQQLDSLIASPDACNGTLSLDDIHLFALLRSLTIVADVNVPAAVATYCDTLSRQTKVDLLLEQAQ; encoded by the coding sequence ATGAAACTGTTTGTTTATGACCACTGCCCTTTTTGTGTAAAAGCCCGCATGATTTTCGGCCTGAAACATCTGCCAGTGGAATTACAGGTGTTATCTAACGATGACGAAGCCACCCCTATCGCGATGGTCGGACAAAAAATGGTGCCAATCCTGCAAAAAGAGGATGGCAGCTACATGCCGGAAAGCCTGGATATTGTGCAATACATCGATGCGCTGGATGGCAAACCACAACTGACCGGCCCGACGAACCCGGCTATCGAGGCCTGGATCCGCCGTGTTTATGATTACGCGCCACGCCTGTTAATCCCGCGCTTTGCGCGTGCCGATTTCGAAGAGTTCAAAACCGACGCCGGCCGTCACTATTTTGTCCATAAAAAGAGGGGCAAATTGGCCCGTTTCGATGATCTGCTCGCCCAAAGCGCTGAGCTGATAAGCCAACTGGAAGCCGATTTACAGCAACTGGACTCACTGATTGCCTCACCTGACGCCTGTAACGGTACGTTATCGCTGGATGACATTCACCTGTTCGCGCTGTTGCGCTCGCTGACCATTGTGGCAGATGTCAACGTGCCTGCCGCCGTTGCTACCTATTGCGACACACTTTCCCGACAGACAAAGGTAGACCTGCTGCTGGAGCAGGCGCAGTAA
- a CDS encoding lipoprotein: protein MRNPVMAALLLFSILLLGGCGPLTQYSLSEQEINQYLQQHNDYQKTLGVQGVMDAKITLTHLSSQIGRTEPGKVTLSSDANVDLHSLLGSQQAALKLTLKAQPVFDKQNGAIYLKEMELVDYSVQPQALQTVLQTLIPYLRSSLTGYFDQKPAYVLSPEHSSKEALARKLAKGIDVKPGQLVIMLTD from the coding sequence ATGAGAAATCCGGTCATGGCCGCGTTGCTCTTATTCAGCATCTTGCTACTTGGTGGCTGTGGCCCACTGACGCAATACAGCCTGAGCGAGCAGGAAATTAATCAGTATCTGCAACAGCATAATGATTATCAGAAAACGCTGGGGGTGCAGGGCGTGATGGATGCAAAAATTACCCTCACCCATCTCTCAAGTCAGATTGGCCGCACCGAACCGGGAAAAGTCACACTCAGTAGCGATGCGAATGTCGATCTCCATTCATTGCTGGGTTCACAGCAGGCAGCACTAAAACTCACGCTAAAAGCCCAACCGGTTTTTGATAAGCAAAACGGTGCTATCTACCTAAAAGAGATGGAGCTGGTGGACTACAGCGTTCAGCCACAAGCGCTACAAACCGTATTGCAAACGCTAATACCCTACCTGAGATCGTCACTCACCGGCTATTTTGACCAGAAACCGGCCTATGTGCTCAGCCCCGAGCACAGCAGTAAAGAGGCACTGGCCAGAAAACTCGCCAAAGGCATTGATGTCAAACCCGGCCAGTTAGTTATCATGCTGACGGATTAA
- a CDS encoding TorD/DmsD family molecular chaperone — MNEFSMVCRILGTLFNRPPQDPLLEPLLNLISQGKLAQQWPLAQDELMARWQRSVDVPALQADYDALFGAAPAVPPRRGDWLEEAPETEVRTFLQQRGMPLGEGPADKFGSLLLAASWLEDQAQEDETAAQSALFDDYVLTWSDRFLGKLESHATTPFYRTLAIICREALEAMRDELAEADADEGNDDAESA, encoded by the coding sequence ATGAATGAATTTTCTATGGTGTGCCGTATTCTCGGCACCCTGTTTAACCGCCCGCCGCAAGACCCGTTGCTGGAGCCGCTGCTGAATCTGATTAGTCAGGGCAAGCTGGCGCAGCAGTGGCCGCTGGCTCAGGATGAACTGATGGCTCGCTGGCAGCGCAGTGTCGATGTTCCGGCGCTTCAGGCCGATTATGATGCGTTGTTTGGTGCCGCTCCGGCAGTACCACCACGGCGTGGCGACTGGCTGGAGGAGGCACCGGAAACCGAGGTACGCACCTTTTTACAACAGCGTGGCATGCCGTTAGGCGAGGGGCCGGCTGACAAGTTCGGTTCATTGCTGCTGGCGGCATCCTGGCTTGAGGATCAGGCTCAGGAAGATGAAACCGCAGCACAGTCGGCGCTGTTTGACGACTATGTGTTGACCTGGAGCGATCGCTTTCTCGGTAAGCTGGAAAGTCATGCCACAACGCCGTTCTATCGGACGCTTGCGATAATTTGTCGTGAAGCGCTGGAGGCAATGCGTGATGAGCTGGCAGAAGCTGATGCTGATGAAGGGAACGATGACGCAGAGTCTGCCTGA
- a CDS encoding phosphatase, which yields MYPVDLHMHTVASTHAYSTLHDYVVQAKARQIQLIAITDHGPDMADAPHYWHFINMRVWPRAVDGVGILRGIEANIKNRAGDIDCTGPMLDGLDLVIAGFHEPVFAPQDRDTHTEAMIAAMAQGAVHIISHPGNPKFPIDIQAVAQAAAKYQVALELNNSSFAHSRKGSEANCLAVAQAVRDAGGYLALGSDSHVAWSLGEFPHCERILQDVDFPEDRVLNVSPRRVLDFLERRGKPAIAEFANW from the coding sequence ATGTATCCCGTTGATTTACACATGCATACGGTTGCCAGTACGCATGCTTATAGCACCCTGCATGATTATGTGGTGCAAGCGAAAGCCCGCCAGATTCAACTTATTGCGATTACCGATCACGGCCCGGATATGGCTGATGCACCGCATTACTGGCATTTTATCAATATGCGGGTGTGGCCTCGCGCGGTTGACGGTGTAGGTATTTTGCGTGGTATTGAGGCCAATATCAAAAACCGGGCCGGGGATATTGATTGTACCGGCCCGATGCTCGATGGCCTGGATTTGGTGATAGCCGGTTTCCATGAGCCGGTGTTCGCACCGCAAGACAGAGACACCCATACTGAAGCGATGATCGCGGCTATGGCACAGGGTGCCGTGCACATTATCAGTCACCCCGGTAACCCCAAATTTCCCATTGATATTCAGGCTGTTGCTCAGGCCGCTGCAAAATACCAGGTGGCGCTGGAACTGAATAATTCTTCATTTGCCCATTCCCGCAAAGGCAGCGAGGCGAATTGCCTGGCCGTTGCTCAGGCGGTGCGTGATGCGGGCGGGTATCTGGCATTAGGATCGGATTCCCATGTTGCCTGGTCATTAGGGGAATTTCCTCACTGTGAGCGAATTTTGCAGGACGTTGATTTTCCCGAGGATCGCGTGTTGAATGTCAGCCCGCGTCGGGTGCTGGATTTTCTGGAACGGCGCGGTAAACCCGCTATCGCTGAGTTTGCGAATTGGTGA
- a CDS encoding cysteine desulfurase: MTINNRTINNRTLTPPGLPDAWSGNLEHRPSARDYGLPDERDLLALLGSATPVSRDSDPAYTPRVVPLGQASAPSGALAAATAGTSSLWTPAPLARVGQVPVERIRADFPILSEQVDGKPLVWLDNAATTQRPRQVIERISHYYLHENSNVHRAAHVLAARSTDAYEASREKIARFLGAPGPENIVFVRGTTEGINLIAHSYVKPLLRPGMEIILTLLEHHANIVPWQLVAQETGAVVRVAPVDEHGQLIVEEYARLFNDRTRFVSATHVSNALGTVTPIQELVAIAHRFGVRIAIDGAQSVSHIPVNVTALDADFFVFSGHKIFGPTGIGVVYGKQEVWDEAQPYQGGGNMIADVTFELTRYQPAPNKFEAGTGNIADAVGLGAAIDYVTTLGIENIAQYEHALLEYGIEKLSRIPGLTLVGTAAQKTSVLSFVLAGHENEAVGRHLSQAGIAVRSGHHCAQPILRHFGHEGTVRPSLAFYNTPQEIDFLAESITQLVAR; this comes from the coding sequence ATGACTATCAATAACCGGACTATCAATAACCGCACTCTGACACCACCGGGCTTGCCCGATGCATGGTCAGGGAATTTGGAGCACCGTCCCTCGGCACGGGATTATGGATTGCCTGATGAGCGCGATCTGTTGGCGCTGTTGGGCAGCGCAACGCCTGTCTCGCGTGATAGTGACCCTGCTTATACGCCGCGCGTAGTGCCTTTGGGCCAAGCGAGTGCGCCATCGGGTGCGCTTGCCGCCGCCACGGCGGGAACATCATCACTCTGGACTCCCGCACCGTTGGCGCGAGTCGGTCAGGTGCCGGTGGAACGTATCCGCGCGGATTTTCCCATTTTATCTGAACAGGTGGACGGCAAACCGCTGGTATGGTTAGACAATGCTGCCACCACACAGCGGCCACGTCAGGTGATTGAGCGTATTAGCCACTATTACCTGCATGAAAACTCTAACGTGCACCGCGCAGCGCACGTCTTGGCTGCCCGCTCCACGGATGCTTATGAAGCATCGCGCGAAAAAATAGCGCGTTTTCTCGGGGCTCCGGGGCCAGAGAACATTGTCTTTGTGCGTGGCACCACGGAAGGCATTAACCTGATTGCGCACAGCTACGTGAAACCGCTGCTGCGCCCGGGGATGGAAATCATCCTCACGCTGCTGGAGCATCACGCCAATATTGTGCCGTGGCAGTTGGTGGCGCAAGAAACGGGGGCGGTTGTCCGTGTCGCACCGGTTGATGAACACGGCCAACTGATCGTCGAGGAGTATGCGCGTCTGTTTAACGACAGAACCCGGTTTGTTTCGGCAACGCATGTTTCTAATGCACTGGGAACGGTGACGCCAATTCAGGAACTGGTGGCGATTGCACACCGCTTTGGGGTGCGTATCGCCATTGACGGCGCGCAATCTGTCTCACATATCCCCGTGAATGTCACGGCGCTGGATGCCGACTTTTTCGTGTTTTCCGGCCATAAGATCTTCGGCCCCACCGGGATCGGCGTGGTGTATGGCAAGCAAGAGGTGTGGGACGAGGCGCAACCCTATCAGGGCGGCGGCAACATGATCGCCGATGTGACGTTTGAACTGACGCGCTATCAACCTGCTCCGAACAAGTTCGAGGCAGGCACCGGTAACATTGCGGATGCCGTGGGGCTGGGGGCCGCTATCGATTATGTGACGACGCTTGGGATCGAAAATATCGCCCAGTACGAACATGCACTGCTGGAATACGGTATCGAAAAGCTGTCGCGCATTCCTGGTTTGACGCTGGTTGGCACCGCAGCGCAGAAGACTAGTGTGCTGTCGTTTGTGTTGGCGGGTCATGAGAATGAGGCCGTCGGGCGTCATCTCAGTCAAGCTGGGATCGCGGTACGCTCAGGGCACCATTGCGCGCAGCCCATTTTGCGTCATTTTGGTCATGAAGGAACCGTAAGACCCTCTCTGGCTTTTTACAATACGCCGCAAGAAATTGATTTTCTGGCAGAGAGCATTACCCAATTGGTTGCGCGCTAG
- a CDS encoding family 2A encapsulin nanocompartment shell protein, which produces MAEQKIINALGREAAYQLANVTKTAPQFGAITPRWVSRFLDYKGLESGIYRVNKVVEGDTPLDVLCSQDPTRIEIPKGYIEYQTQPREYQLDSIATIVNVDTKIADLYSSPFDQASEQIALAIESLRERQESQLINNDDYGLLNNIAESQRIQTRNGRPTPDDLDELISRVWKEPSFFLAHPRAIAAFQREATRRGVPPVTANLHGGTFILWRGIPLIPSDKLFVDGLKNPKGKGGKTNILLIRSGEAKRGVLGLYQSGLPNEQSRGLSVRFRGIDDNGVASYLLSLYCSAAILADDAIAVLEDVEVGEYYDYQ; this is translated from the coding sequence ATGGCAGAACAAAAAATCATTAATGCATTGGGACGCGAAGCCGCTTATCAACTGGCTAACGTCACCAAAACCGCACCGCAATTTGGGGCAATTACGCCACGCTGGGTAAGCCGTTTCCTCGATTATAAAGGGTTGGAGTCTGGCATTTATCGCGTTAACAAAGTGGTGGAGGGGGATACGCCGCTGGATGTGCTGTGCAGCCAGGACCCCACCCGCATTGAGATCCCGAAAGGTTATATTGAATACCAGACACAGCCGCGTGAATATCAGTTGGACTCGATTGCCACCATCGTTAACGTCGATACCAAGATTGCCGATCTCTACAGTTCACCGTTCGATCAGGCGTCAGAACAGATTGCACTGGCGATTGAGAGTCTCAGGGAGCGTCAGGAAAGCCAATTGATCAATAATGATGACTACGGATTATTGAATAATATCGCTGAATCGCAGCGCATTCAGACACGTAACGGACGCCCAACGCCAGATGATCTGGATGAGTTGATCTCCAGGGTGTGGAAAGAACCTTCTTTCTTCCTGGCGCATCCGCGTGCGATTGCCGCATTTCAGCGTGAGGCCACGCGTCGTGGTGTGCCGCCAGTTACCGCTAACCTGCATGGCGGTACCTTTATTTTATGGCGCGGCATCCCGCTGATCCCTTCTGACAAGCTGTTTGTTGACGGTTTAAAGAACCCGAAAGGCAAGGGGGGGAAAACCAATATCCTGCTGATTCGCTCTGGTGAGGCCAAGCGTGGTGTATTGGGGCTTTATCAATCCGGGTTGCCCAACGAGCAATCGCGTGGGCTGTCAGTGCGCTTTCGTGGCATCGATGACAACGGTGTGGCTTCCTACCTGCTCTCACTTTATTGCTCTGCGGCGATTTTGGCGGATGATGCGATCGCCGTGCTGGAGGACGTTGAAGTGGGTGAATACTATGACTATCAATAA